The Flammeovirga pectinis genomic interval AGTCGGATTTGTGAAATCTGTATCACCTGCATTTAAGGTTAATGAAGAACCTTCTAAATCAATATCTACCCCATCAAAACCATAAGTCTCGCAAAGAGTAATCATTGAGTTGACAAATTTTTGCTGCTCTTCATCGTTATCTAAATGTACTACACCATTTGCTCCACCAAGAGACAGAATTACTTTTTTACCTTGACTTTGTAATAAAGCAACATCGTCTTTAAACTCTTGTCTAGATTTATCTGTAGGTTCATTTTGGAAATTATAAATGTCTACGGGGTCAAAAATCATTGTATTGTCAACATCTCTAATTTTTGGTTCCGCAAAAGCAATACAAACAACATTGTATCTATCATCTACATCTTTTAATCTAATATAAGGACAGCTAGATAGATTCCAGTTATGCCAATAACCCACTAATACTTTATCTGTAAATGCTAAATTTTCTATTATTGATATAGATGATGTAGCAGAAGTTTCTAATCCTTCATTATCCGTAACTGTAGCTGTAATGGTATAATTACCAAAAGAAGTTGGTGTCCAATTAGCGGTATTTGATGAGAAACTCACACCGCCCACTTCGATTAAAGTAGAAACAACTGTACCATCTATATCCGAAGCATTAACCACAATTTCAACAGCTGATAAACTAGCTTGTTTTATTGTAGTGCCATTAGCTGGTGTAAATGATGTAATAACTGGGTTTTGTGGCCCTGTTGGTTCTTCTACTGTTAATAAATAATCCGAAGAGTTTACTTTTCCTTTATCATCAACTGCTTGAATTGAAACGGTATAGGTGCCATAAGTAGAAGGTGTCCATGATGTTGTGTAGATATCATTCACACCTACTGCTTCTAGAGTATTTCCATCAACAGAAAAAGATGCCGTAATATTGTCACCTTCAGCATCAATAATAGTAGCCGTTAATGTTTGTGGTATAAGTCCTATAACTGTAGTGTTGACTGTAGAAATTGAAGGAGCTGTATTTGTATCAACACAAGGTCCTAATGCTTTCCAAAAGTGATCTGCTTCACCAGGAATAACATTGTATAAATTATCTACTTGAGCTTCGTAAAGGTCCCCGTTATGTACAACAACATCTGTTGAGTTATAAACATTTGGGTAAGGTCCGTATTCTGGAGAAGAACATCCACTATCAACTTTTTCTTCTATTGTTACAGAAGATGTTGTAGTAGCCGTTAGTCCATCATTGTCCATTACAGTAACAGTAATTTCAAAAGTTCCGAATGCAGAAGGAGTCCAATTAGCAGTTGTAGAAGTAAATGATTTTCCATCTACTTCTATTAATATAGACTCTATTGTTCCATCAGTATCAGAGCTTGTAGTAATGATATTTACTACTTGTAATGAAGTTTGTTGAATTACTTCGTTATTAGATGGTGATGTAACTTGAACAGTAGGAGGGATCGGTTCGTTAGAGGTGATAGTAATACTTCTTGATGAACTAGAAGTTGCCCCTTTATCATCAGTTGCTGTAGCTGTAATGGTAAAATTACCCGCTGAAGTTGGTGTCCAATTAGCAGTTGTTGATGTGAACGAATTGCCATCTACTTCAATTGTTGTATTCTCTACTGTTCCATCATCATCAGAAGCTACAATTGAGATTGTAATCGCTCCTGTCTCCTCTAAGATATAACTTGCATTGTTTTCTGGAGCAGTAAAAGAAACTGTTGGAGATAAGTTGGCGTCACATTCTCCGAGAGCTTCCCAAGGGCCCCATTGTGTTTCAGGATTTTCTCCTTTCGTCCACCATTTATTACGGTAAAGTATACCATTATAGGTTACTTTGGTTCCGTTAGTACCATAGGTAGTTGTAGAATTCCATTCAGGAAT includes:
- a CDS encoding glycosyl hydrolase family 18 protein, with amino-acid sequence MKIVQLLPLLLCVYLLSVSNTQALEYTSTSYATSSCDGIPEWNSTTTYGTNGTKVTYNGILYRNKWWTKGENPETQWGPWEALGECDANLSPTVSFTAPENNASYILEETGAITISIVASDDDGTVENTTIEVDGNSFTSTTANWTPTSAGNFTITATATDDKGATSSSSRSITITSNEPIPPTVQVTSPSNNEVIQQTSLQVVNIITTSSDTDGTIESILIEVDGKSFTSTTANWTPSAFGTFEITVTVMDNDGLTATTTSSVTIEEKVDSGCSSPEYGPYPNVYNSTDVVVHNGDLYEAQVDNLYNVIPGEADHFWKALGPCVDTNTAPSISTVNTTVIGLIPQTLTATIIDAEGDNITASFSVDGNTLEAVGVNDIYTTSWTPSTYGTYTVSIQAVDDKGKVNSSDYLLTVEEPTGPQNPVITSFTPANGTTIKQASLSAVEIVVNASDIDGTVVSTLIEVGGVSFSSNTANWTPTSFGNYTITATVTDNEGLETSATSSISIIENLAFTDKVLVGYWHNWNLSSCPYIRLKDVDDRYNVVCIAFAEPKIRDVDNTMIFDPVDIYNFQNEPTDKSRQEFKDDVALLQSQGKKVILSLGGANGVVHLDNDEEQQKFVNSMITLCETYGFDGVDIDLEGSSLTLNAGDTDFTNPTTPRILNFIQGMKEIKAHFGPSFLLTSAPETAYVQGGQTAYGGAWGGYLPILHSLREQLDYVHVQLYNTGSLGALDGKAYTQGSADFIVAMTEMLLQGFETKSTAGFFPAFRENQVALGLPANRPAAPAGGYTTPTEVQKALNYLVNGIPFGGVYTLINSNGYPDLRGMMTWSINWDKTTAYEYAESYDTFFNGSNARLIGIDLEEELKSEIGQVYPNPFENSFNISISLKVDEDVDAYIYNTNGTLIGKHHNTALINGQQKFTVPTQQLTSGIYLIKVHTNSEQKVFRVIKK